From Alloacidobacterium dinghuense:
TCAAATTCGTCCTTCTCATTGTTCTTGCTGGCTGTCCACTTCTTCTGGTCGAGTTTGTTCTGTACGTTGGGCTAACTTTTACCGCGCCTACAAATATCGGCATCTGGCTTCGTGTATTTCTCCTTTTTGGATGTTTGCTTGACCTACCCGCCCTTGTTTTAGCTATAGTTTGGCAACGCGGTGCTGGTTACTGGTTGGCTGGTAATGCCATCATTAGCTGGCTTATCTATTTAGCTTTTCAAGCGCAGACGCTCTTCAGCGGGAATTCGACCTATCATCCACCGTTGTCGAGTCTACTCAAAACAGAACTGGCTTTTCAGTGGAAAGCAGTTCTGTTTTGGGGGCTGAAACTAATATGTGCATCCTGTTTGTTGATCATTTCTCGATCTAGTGTCGATGCACCTTCAGAGCGGATCAAATCATTCACGAGAATCGCAAGGCCAATTGCTTGGATGCTTGTTGGCGGCTACTCTGTTTGCGCTGTTTTGCTTCTGTTTAGTTGGTACTTGTGAGAATCGCGCTCGATGCTTGGCCGATCCAAATAATATGCACGTTTAATCCTGTAAGATGGTCGGTCGACCATGATCACTTTTCGTAAACCGATTGAAGATATTGAACGCCCACAGATGGAGGCCGATGTTGTCATCATCGGCGGGGGGCCGGCGGGGATGGCTTGTGCGCTGCGGCTTTCGCAGTTGATTGATGAGCACAATGCGCATCATCCGGACTCGCAGCTTTCGAAGGACAACGTCTACGTTCTCGAAAAGGCGCGCGAGGTGGGGCAGCATTGTTTATCCGGTGCGTTGCTTGATCCACGCTCGATGCGGGAGCTGCTGCCGGGATTCGAGTCGGAAGCGCCGCTCGATGCCGAGGTCACGAAGGAGTCGGTTTATTTCCTGAGCAAGGGCAACGCGCGAAAGTTTCCGATGGTTCCGCAGCCGCTGCGGGACCATGGCAATTACGTCATCTCGATTAACAAGTTTGTGAAGTGGCTCGGGCAGAAGGTCGAAGAGGCTGGCATTACGGTCTTTACGGGCTTCGCGGGCTCTGAGCTGCTTTTTGACGATGACAGTCGCGATGCCGAGATTGCGCGCGTGGCAGGAGTCCGTACCGATGATAAGGGTGTCGATAAGCAGGGGCAGCAGAAGTCGAATTTTGAGCCGGGATACGATCTGCGGGCGAAGATTACGATTCTGGCGGAGGGCACGCGTGGGAACTGCGCCAAACAGCTGATCGAGCGGCTCGGGCTTGAAGATTTTTACCACGCGCAGACGTATGGGGTCGGGATCAAGGAGCTTTGGGAGATTCCCGCTGGGCGTGTGGCCAAGGGTGAGGTGATTTACACGCTCGGTTATCCGCTGACGACGAAGGAATATGGCGGGGCTTGGATTTACGGCATCAGCGATACGCAGCTTTCGATCGGATATGTGACAGGGCTGGATTACGAGGATCCGCGGACCGATCCGCACCATGTGTTTCAGGATTTCAAGGAGCATCCGTTAGCGCGGAGGCTTCTTGAGGGCGGCAAGATGATTCGCTATGGAGCGAAGACGTTGCCCTATGGTGGATGGCTGACGATGCCGCGCATCTATGGCAATGGCTGGATGATTCTGGGCGACTCGGCGAGCTTCCTGAATTCGCAGCGGCTCAAGGGGATTCATCTGGCGATCAAGAGCGGGATGCTGGCGGCCGAGACGGCGTTTGATGCTCTGCTTTCGGACGACAGCTCTGCCGATACGCTGAGCGAATACAAGACTTCGGTCGATAGAAGCTGGATCTATGACGAGCTCTATCCGGTCAGGAATTTTCATCAGGCGTTTGAGCATGGGCTCTATGACGGGCTGGTGAAAGCCGGGATTCAACAGCTCATGCGCGGCGGCAACCTAGGACCTGACTATAAGAATGAAGCAGGCTATCTGCGCATGAAACATGCGGATGCGTTGAGTCCGTATGGCGATGGGCGCGAGCATTTTCTTGGCAATGCGAAAGGCGATGGCAAGTTGACGTTTGATCGCCTCACGGACGTCTACCACTCTGGCACGCGACACGATGACGATCAACCGGTGCATCTTGTCGTCAAGAATCTGGATATTTGTAACAGCCGCTGTGGCAAAGAATTTGGCAATCCGTGCCAGTATTTCTGTCCGGCTGCGGTGTATGAGATGGTTGAGTCGAGCGAAACGCCTTCGGGCAAGCAGTTGCATATCAACTTTGCCAACTGCGTGCACTGCAAGACGTGCGACATCATGGATCCCTATCAGATCATCAACTGGGTACCTCCGGAAGGCGGAGGTGGCCCGAATTATGATTCAATGTAAGCGACGAATCCGGGCCTAAAGGCCTTGTTACGGATTCGGGATGGTTTCCCAACTTCTACTCATTCTTCGACCTGGCCAAGACTTTGCAGATTGCGTAACGAGCAGAGAATCATGAGCTCCATCTTTCTTCGCATCGCAACTCCTGATGATGTTCCGGCGCTCCGCGAACTGATCGAGCATTCCGTGCGCGAGTTGCAGGCGGGCTGGTATACGCCGGAGCAGATTGAAGCTGCCGTGCACTCCGTCTTTGGAGTGGATCAGCAGCTTATCGATGACGGCACGTATTACGTCGCTGAGATCGGCGGACAGGTGGCTGGATGCGGAGGTTGGAGCAAGCGCGGCACGCTCTATGGAG
This genomic window contains:
- a CDS encoding electron transfer flavoprotein-ubiquinone oxidoreductase is translated as MITFRKPIEDIERPQMEADVVIIGGGPAGMACALRLSQLIDEHNAHHPDSQLSKDNVYVLEKAREVGQHCLSGALLDPRSMRELLPGFESEAPLDAEVTKESVYFLSKGNARKFPMVPQPLRDHGNYVISINKFVKWLGQKVEEAGITVFTGFAGSELLFDDDSRDAEIARVAGVRTDDKGVDKQGQQKSNFEPGYDLRAKITILAEGTRGNCAKQLIERLGLEDFYHAQTYGVGIKELWEIPAGRVAKGEVIYTLGYPLTTKEYGGAWIYGISDTQLSIGYVTGLDYEDPRTDPHHVFQDFKEHPLARRLLEGGKMIRYGAKTLPYGGWLTMPRIYGNGWMILGDSASFLNSQRLKGIHLAIKSGMLAAETAFDALLSDDSSADTLSEYKTSVDRSWIYDELYPVRNFHQAFEHGLYDGLVKAGIQQLMRGGNLGPDYKNEAGYLRMKHADALSPYGDGREHFLGNAKGDGKLTFDRLTDVYHSGTRHDDDQPVHLVVKNLDICNSRCGKEFGNPCQYFCPAAVYEMVESSETPSGKQLHINFANCVHCKTCDIMDPYQIINWVPPEGGGGPNYDSM